In Candidatus Nitrosotenuis cloacae, the following proteins share a genomic window:
- a CDS encoding ATP synthase subunit C, protein MKPISLLLLATVVSLSAMTGLAFAAEEGAATGGDSGSLKILGAGLAFGLAAFGAGIGLGYVGSAGLAVISENPALQSKVFIFVGMVESIAIYGIVMMFIILGQ, encoded by the coding sequence ATGAAACCTATCTCATTATTGCTATTAGCAACAGTGGTATCACTTTCAGCAATGACAGGACTTGCCTTTGCGGCCGAAGAAGGCGCAGCAACAGGTGGGGACTCTGGCTCACTCAAAATCTTGGGTGCAGGTCTGGCATTTGGTCTTGCAGCATTTGGCGCAGGCATCGGTCTGGGCTATGTAGGTTCTGCAGGTCTGGCTGTCATCAGTGAGAATCCGGCGTTACAGTCCAAAGTATTCATCTTCGTAGGTATGGTCGAGTCAATCGCAATCTACGGAATAGTCATGATGTTCATTATCTTGGGACAGTAA
- the pyrB gene encoding aspartate carbamoyltransferase: MNEFYDQDIISVKDLDKSKFEKIFSATDKIIRMDPTERRELGRGKTLGYLFFEPSTRTRLSFQAAMALIGGSSLGIADVSSSSTKKGESLADTVRMMSIYSDVLALRHPLDGSSRFAAEISSKPVLNGGSGTEEHPTQAIQDLYTIKKEKGKIDGLKIGIVGDLKYGRTIYSLLYALSNYDVDIRLISPEALKIRADSIYEMQKKMSLTESTNLDEVIDELDVVYVTRIQKERFPDEEEYQKVRGSYKIGLDMVGKMKESSIILHPLPRIDEISTDVDNTKQARYFKQAEYGKFTRATLLALILNENWQ; this comes from the coding sequence ATGAACGAGTTTTACGACCAGGACATCATATCTGTAAAGGACCTGGACAAGTCAAAGTTTGAGAAGATATTTTCGGCAACGGACAAGATAATCAGGATGGACCCGACAGAGAGGCGCGAGCTTGGGCGGGGAAAGACGCTGGGGTACCTGTTCTTTGAGCCGTCCACAAGGACGAGACTCAGCTTCCAGGCCGCAATGGCGCTGATAGGGGGCTCGTCGCTTGGAATTGCCGACGTGTCATCGTCGTCCACAAAAAAGGGGGAAAGCCTTGCGGACACGGTGCGGATGATGTCAATTTACTCGGACGTGCTTGCGCTGCGCCACCCACTGGACGGCTCCAGCAGATTTGCAGCAGAGATATCAAGCAAGCCCGTGCTCAACGGGGGGAGCGGAACGGAGGAGCACCCGACGCAGGCCATCCAGGATCTGTACACGATAAAAAAAGAAAAGGGAAAGATTGACGGACTGAAGATCGGAATAGTCGGAGACCTAAAGTACGGAAGGACCATCTACTCGCTCCTGTACGCCCTGTCAAATTACGACGTGGACATCCGGCTGATATCGCCAGAGGCGCTCAAAATACGGGCCGACTCTATCTATGAGATGCAGAAAAAGATGTCACTAACAGAGTCAACGAACCTGGACGAGGTCATCGACGAGCTGGACGTGGTGTACGTGACTAGGATCCAGAAGGAGCGATTCCCGGACGAGGAGGAGTACCAGAAGGTGCGGGGCAGCTACAAGATAGGCCTAGACATGGTCGGAAAGATGAAGGAAAGCTCGATAATACTGCACCCGCTGCCAAGAATCGACGAGATATCTACGGACGTTGACAACACAAAGCAGGCGCGCTACTTTAAGCAGGCAGAGTACGGCAAGTTCACACGCGCCACGCTGCTTGCGCTGATACTAAACGAGAACTGGCAGTAG
- the pyrI gene encoding aspartate carbamoyltransferase regulatory subunit, protein MQESNLIVRRIKDGTVIDHIEGGKGLKVLDALGIDGKDGEVITIALNVPSGKFNKKDIIKVENRYLEDYDTNKLAVISPKATVNIIKDYKLVEKRRVTLPNKIEKIFRCSNPDCITNSSEHIESVMDVIDKNVLVLKCKYCTRVLDVNQLKYC, encoded by the coding sequence ATGCAGGAATCAAACCTGATAGTCAGACGGATAAAGGACGGCACCGTCATTGACCACATCGAGGGCGGAAAGGGCCTCAAGGTGCTGGACGCGTTGGGAATAGACGGCAAGGACGGCGAGGTCATCACAATAGCCCTCAACGTGCCAAGCGGCAAATTCAACAAAAAAGACATCATCAAGGTCGAGAACAGGTACCTTGAAGACTATGACACCAACAAGCTTGCGGTGATATCGCCAAAGGCAACCGTCAACATAATCAAGGACTACAAGCTGGTGGAAAAGCGGCGCGTCACGCTCCCAAACAAGATAGAAAAGATATTCCGGTGCTCAAACCCTGACTGCATCACAAACAGCAGCGAGCACATCGAGTCGGTGATGGACGTAATCGACAAGAACGTGCTCGTCCTCAAGTGCAAGTACTGCACCAGGGTGCTCGACGTAAACCAGCTGAAATACTGTTAA